In Zonotrichia albicollis isolate bZonAlb1 chromosome 11, bZonAlb1.hap1, whole genome shotgun sequence, a single genomic region encodes these proteins:
- the SPG11 gene encoding spatacsin isoform X3 → MAAAGAPAELRVLLVPRSEQPRGAARVRLSRARHALGTVLLAGGIRLESLGPGGAGQRGSVLPGAWADFLWDSSEEDGSQSNKTKLLALAQSHDLFVYEFNVEDGKHNPNSLHSCEAETLKKLLEDKNISLPSISSVKILSFGNNKCKLLLNQFLLVHLAFPGEGSAPEPCGCFPLALPAGAVGRIADSHFCRGILFLLDSAGWIYMFDCCDGAGLGKVGVALGAGQGQGPAPVSPLAALAVSPDLSTAVVTNSSHWALAVQLNTYFRQFPEHLFCKRDPENLPVKPAEGLDEDELASSEHSMELLPLPFRTDRSWKAHLSSLWDRVRRRRTPGSPHLVNNLNLPWYQFFTHLEDHDPEVCEDPERMVAFVPRAVTWAASPALQGQPGAAGQQWAQIPVGAAQDMVGLECKLVTGAKAVFVGQAQDMGLTVALWDFESQGVTCSHFGRSSAYVECSAELPLCLLLTECGLSLVLFGVTQEEFLTRLMMFGSAGVVDSLCHLNGWERCSIPIHALEAGLENRQLDTVDLFLKSKESVFSLSAACPGAAASQSYLRSLEELRPALDLLCSAIQDNDMEPHSKPFSEQLLNLALAFLTKQLEEIFVHTEEPDEFLQKAADILTDYIIKLRKFLRRYPHPAVTPGHGAELDEDLPEIEESQKWEKLTPEEVIAEAILSNKIPEAQIFFRRQKHPAESLQEFLQTGLSLVYDCLLRGSTREASELLRNMGLDVKQELHKICLHTQDRHVRELLVKVLQEENYFSEKEKKMIDFVHQVESFYSESFQENKETQALSRCSSWRRQQELAGPRAVLGSQLGWGSPGAPRLTLTLSWALCWEPLLQDMVLLPWRAQQELKSCSAEVLWMHATAQHDWLRICSWIEEAEPSQAPCGSAAWPPLSPDIVDRSTLCSPYMRQDILNKLARKGIFVPSELEDFELLLQRLSCLGGVLQNPHPVPKYSSASGLDFHAQFVLHCLEHSLQYLLYTYLDYYSLTPANCPVLGNKELQEAHPWFEFLVQCRGVASNPRDPKMIFQASLANAQMLIPSSQGGVSSILLEGRTLLALATTVYGPGGIDQVLQNEDTEKPLKKVDPQLLKMALTPYPKLKAALFPSCTAHGILPPDISLYHLLQSLMPFDPTKLFGWQSTNTLAVSDAWSQLPHFSSPGLVSRHAVQERLHFLFYLRHGRPAFAFGTFLGQQLARSKAPRLLMQQAAREAQLLALSCFGVPSVAAACVCFLELLGQDSLGLRVALRAASLISSHSPTRDSLVEKLTRLADGDKAAAAAVLTSLEEAFWDNIEQQGIKRTSSDCSRQWSLVVQFCKLHSLELSTSFLRECARANEWLQFLIQSQLHGHQPAQVIPLLQDFPAVLQDHLQLALGRLPGAGAAAAARARAGSLFHTLLQCQEQPSPCGFLLAQGLGARAPILSVLAACCPGANLISCLCVWIVTSVDDATRAEATAHTQGRAEGPQWDLQDLAVIWKVFLRKQKSKTLLNGFQLFLKDSPLLHILEMYELCMNCKKYNEAKAKLDKFQESLTNLGAAGGAAPAVPLPWLRSQALFLLELMLQQCRTDYELGKLLQLLAAAESLLLDGPHLRRLCALSQALRDSSIPISRSMLTPCSLEAFQGQCSSILEQLQEKGMFSLAREVAALAELPVDSVVTHEVLRDLHHLRDSGQWHQSQSRAEFWQKCNDTFSRHCICSRAAAQFFLRQADSVREPSGQERTASLMERQLLLTLAGHWLAKEPGVAVQELQDVEKQLWRCRVAQRALLPEGSQPCPCPGAQRLGRLAEQFSFARLAALEAAEPRGLRALPARAAPGAALGAAERAALETLLGTLLEQGSVHEAARVCHYFQLWHRDVALVLLCRALALGEAALEQLQPEVQSLLSAGASAEPGASSLEDWAPLGCGDDAVVAALKALAEECVHGRGYCRQVLCLYELSKELSCSFAEVSAREPREVLGAILARRGPERGRRAQAFIACQGLPPGTVAPLLAQQITHELLASAQGKGQKQAWNPAVESQELLQLAKLCQDHTLVGMKLLDKISSVPRGELSCITELLILAHSLFSLTCHMEGITRVLQAARLLTEEHLAPREEYGLLVRLLTGIGRYNEMTYIFELLHQKHYFEVLMRKKLDPSGTLKAALLDYTKRCRPGDSEKHNMIALCFSMCREIGQNHEAAACTQLKLIECRPWEESLQDVPNLKKLLLKAVTLFIDAAESYSKDSCVRQALRCRRQTRLITLQLHFLGSGQSTRIINLGRQELPGAILALPRFYQAAIVAEAYEFLPDWAEVLFQQVITRGDFVYLEEFRQQRPLRPGLFEEVAKKVKQQHAPADAALRNLKRFLSHCEDIYTYYRLAYDHKFYDVVNSLLKDPQTGCCLNDLLSN, encoded by the exons CTTCCTGTGGGACAGCTCAGAAGAGGATGGTTCGCAGTCCAACAAGACAAAGCTGCTGGCTCTTGCTCAAAGCCATGACCTGTTTGTCTATGAGTTCAACGTAGAAGATGGAAAACACAACCCCAATTCCCTGCACAGTTGTGAGGCAGAGACGCTGAAAAAGCTCCTTGAAGATAAAAATATCA gtttgccttcaattTCTTCTGTGAAGATTCTGTCTTTTGGAAACAACAAGTGCAAACTTCTGCTCAACCAGTTTCTCCTTGTGCACCTGGCCTTTCCTGGGGAGGgctcagccccagagccctgtggctgcttccccctggccctgcctgcaggagctgtggggaggaTTGCAGACTCCCACTTCTGCAGGGGGATCCTGTTCCTGTTGGACAGTGCTGGCTGGATTT ACATGTTTGACTGCTGTGATGGTGCCGGCCTGGGGAAGGTGGGTGTAGCCctgggggctgggcaggggcagggcccagcccctgtgtcccccctggctgccctggcagtgtcccctgACCTCAGCACGGCCGTGGTGACCAACAGCAGCCACTGGGCCCTGGCTGTGCAGCTCAACACCTACTTCAG ACAGTTCCCTGAACATTTGTTCTGTAAGAGAGATCCTGAAAATCTGCCAGTGAAgcctgcagaggggctggacgAGGATGAGCTGGCCAGTTCTGAGCACAGCATGGAGCTCCTGCCGCTGCCCTTCCGCACAGACAG GTCCTGGAAGGCGCACCTGTCCTCACTGTGGGACAGAGTCAGGAGGAGAAGAacaccaggctctccacattTGGTGAACAACCTGAATTTGCCTTGGTATCAGTTTTTTACCCATCTGGAAGATCACGATCCTGAAGTTTGTGAGGATCCAGAGAGGATGGTGGCCTTTGTCCCCCGGGCTGTCACTTGGGCAGCTTCCCCAGCTCTCCaagggcagcctggggctgcaggacagcagtggGCACAAATCCCCGTGGGAGCAGCGCAGGACATGGTGGGACTGGAGTGCAAGCTGGTGACTGGAGCCAAGGCTGTGTTTGTGGGGCAGGCACAGGACATGGGGCTGACTGTGGCGCTCTGGGATTTCGAGTCCCAGGGCGTGACGTGTTCCCACTTTGGCAGGAGCAGTGCCTATGTGGagtgcagtgcagagctgcccctgtgTCTGCTGCTGACAG AGTGTGGTCTGtccctggtgctgtttggggtcACTCAGGAGGAGTTCCTGACCAGGCTGATGAtgtttggcagtgctggggtcgTGGATTCCCTGTGCCACCTCAATGGCTGGGAGAGGTGCTCCATTCCCATCCATGCCCTCGAG GCAGGTTTGGAGAATCGCCAGCTGGACACGGTGGACTTGTttttgaaaagcaaagaaagtgTTTTCAGTCTGtctgcagcctgccctggggctgctgcctcccAGTCCTACCTGAGAA GTCTGGAGGAGCTCAGGCCAGCTCTGGacttgctgtgctcagcaatcCAGGACAATGATATGGAGCCCCACAGCAAACCCttctctgagcagctcctgaaCCTCGCCCTGGCTTTCCTCACcaagcagctggaggagatctTTGTGCACACAGAGG AGCCTGATGAGTTCCTGCAGAAGGCTGCAGATATTTTAACTGATTACATCATTAAGCTGAGGAAGTTCCTGAGGAGATACCCTCACCCAGCAGTGACCCCAGGGCACGGAGCTGAGCTGGATGAGGACCTGCCTGAGATAGAAGAGagccaaaaatgggaaaaactgaCTCCAGAG GAAGTCATTGCTGAGGCCATCCTAAGCAACAAAATACCCGAGGCCCAGATCTTCTTCAGAAGGCAGAAACACCCTGCTGAGAGTCTGCAGGAGTTTCTGCAGACAGGCTTGAGCCTGGTCTATGACTGCCTGCTGAGGGGCAGCACCAGGGAGgcctcagagctgctgaggaacaTG GGCTTGGACGTGAAGCAGGAGCTGCACAAGATCTGCTTGCACACCCAGGACAGGCACGTCAGGGAGCTCCTG GTGAAAGTCTTACaagaagaaaattacttttctgaaaaagagaagaaaatgattGACTTTGTGCATCAGGTTGAAAGCTTCTACTCAGAATCCTTCCAGGAAAACAAAGAGACTCAGGCTCTTTCCAG gtgcagcagctggaggaggcagcaggagctcgCTGGGCCccgggcagtgctgggctcccagctgggctggggcagccccggcGCCCCCCGGCTCACCCTGACCCTCAGCTGGGccctctgctgggagcccctgctgcaggacatggtgctgctgccctggagagCACAGCAAG AGCTCaagagctgcagtgctgaggtgcTCTGGATGCACGCGACAGCCCAGCATGACTGGCTGAGGATTTGTTCCTGGATTGaggaggcagagcccagccaggctccGTGTGGCAGCGCTGCCTGGCCCCCCCTGAGCCCTGACATcgtggacaggagcactctgtgcAGCCCCTACATGAGACAGGACATCCTCAACAAGCTGGCCAG aaagggaatttttgtcCCTTCTGAGCTGGAAGATtttgagctgctgctccagaggtTGTCGTGCCTGGGAGGAGTCCTGCAGAATCCTCACCCTGTTCCAAAATACAGCTCTGCCAGTGGCCTGGACTTCCACGCTCAGTTTGTCCTGCActgcctggagcacagcctgcagTACCTGCTCTACACTTACCTGGACTACTACAG TTTAACCCCTGCAAACTGCCCTGTCCTGGGTaacaaggagctgcaggaggcacatCCCTGGTTTGAGTTCCTGGTGCAGTGCAGAGGGGTTGCCAGCAATCCCCGAG ATCCCAAGATGATTTTCCAGGCCAGCCTGGCCAACGCTCAGATGCTGATCCCCAGCAGCCAGGGGGGTGTGAGCAGCAtcctgctggagggcaggaccctgctggccctggccacCACAGTCTATGGGCCTGGGGGCATTGACCAG GTCCTTCAGAATGAAGATACAGAAAAACCTCTGAAGAAAGTTGATCcacagctcttgaagatggcCTTGACCCCTTACCCCAAGCTCAAGGCTGCTCTCTTTCCCTCCTGCACTGCTCATGGGATTTTGCCTCCTGACATCTCTCTGTACCACCTCCTGCAG TCATTAATGCCCTTTGATCCCACGAAATTGTTTGGCTGGCAGTCAACGAACACTCTGGCTGTGTCAG ATGCCTGGAgccagctgccccacttctccAGCCCCGGGCTGGTGAGCAGGCACGCCGTGCAGGAGAGGCTGCATTTCCTGTTCTACCTGCGCCACGGCCGGCCCGCCTTCGCCTTCGGCACCTTCCTGGGCCAGCAGCTGGCCAGGAGCAAAGCCCCCAGGCTGCT GATGCAGCAGGCGGCTCGGGAggcccagctgctggccctgAGCTGCTTTGGTGTCCCCTCGGTGGCTGCGGCCTGCGTGTgcttcctggagctgctgggccaggaCAGCCTGGGGCTGCGGGTGGCCCTGAGGGCTGCCAGCCTCatctccagccacagccccaccaGGGACTCGCTGG TGGAGAAGTTAACAAGGTTGGCTGACGGtgacaaggcagcagcagcagcagttctgaCCTCCTTGGAAGAGGCTTTCTGGGATAACATTGAGCAGCAAGGCATAAAGAG GACATCCAGTGACTGCAGCCGGCAGTGGTCCCTGGTGGTGCAGTTCTGCAAGCTGCACAGCCTGGAGCTGAGCACGTCCTTCCTGAGGGAGTGTGCCAGAGCCAACGAGTGGCTGCAGTTCCTGATCCAGAGCCAGCTCCACGGCCACCAGCCCGCCCAG GTCATTCCCCTGCTGCAGGATTTCCCTGCCGTGCTCCAGGATCACCTGCAGCTGGCCCTGGGGAGGCTGccgggagctggggctgctgctgcagccagggcccgTGCAGGGAGCCTGTTCCACAccctgctgcagtgccaggagcagcccagcccctgcggcttcctgctggcacagggactcGGGGCACGGGCACCCATCCTCAGCGTGCTGGCAGCCTGCTGtcct GGTGCCAACCTCATCTCCTGCCTCTGTGTGTGGATTGTCACTTCTGTGGATGATGCCACCAGGGCTGAGGCCACTGCCCACacgcagggcagggcagagggtCCCCAGTGGGACCTGCAGGACCTTGCTGTCATCTGGAAAGTCTTCCTGAGGAAGCAGAAGAGTAAAACACTTCTGAATGGCTTCCAGCTCTTTTTAAAG GATTCCCCTTTGCTGCACATCCTGGAGATGTATGAGCTGTGCATGAACTGTAAGAAGTACAACGAGGCTAAAGCCAAACTGGACAAATTTCAGGAAAGCCTCACAAAC ctgggggctgcagggggagcGGCCCCCGCGGTGCCGCTGCCGTGGCTGCGCTCGCAGGCGCTGTTCCTCCTGGAGCTGATGCTGCAGCAGTGCCGCACTGACTACGAGCTGGGcaagctcctgcagctcctggctgcgGCAGAGAGCCTGCTGCTGGACG GCCCCCACCTGCGGAGGCTCTGTGCCCTCAGCCAGGCCCTGAGGGACTCCTCCATCCCCATCAGCCGCTCCATGCTGACCCCCTGCAGCCTGGAGGCCTTCCAGGGCCAGTGCAGCtccatcctggagcagctgcaggagaagggAATGTTCAGCCTGGCTCGGGAggtggcagccctggctgagctgcctgtgGACAGCGTGGTCACACACGAG GTTCTGAGGGATCTGCATCATTTAAGAGACAGTGGCCAGTGGCAtcagagccagagcagagcagagttcTGGCAGAAGTGCAACGACACCTTCAGCAGACATTGCATCTGCAGCCGAGCCGCAGCACAGTTCTTCCTGCGCCAGGCTGACAGCGTGCGGGAGCCCTCGGGGCAGGAGAGGACAGCCAGCCTGATGGAgcggcagctgctgctcacgcTGGCCGGGCACTGGCTGGCCAAGGAGCCCGGGGTGGccgtgcaggagctgcaggacgTGGAGAAGCAGCTGTGGCGGTGCCGCGTGGCACAGCGGGCACTGCTGCCCGAGGGCTCGCAGCCGTGCCCGTGCCCCGGGGCGCAGCGCTTGGGCCGGCTGGCCGAGCAGTTCTCCTTTGCCAGGCTGGCAGCCctggaggcagccgagccccgcgggctgcgggcactgccagcccgggcGGCACCGGGGGCGGCACTGGGGGCCGCGGAGCGGGCGGCGCTGGAGACCCTGCTGGGcaccctgctggagcagggcagcgtGCACGAGGCCGCCCGCGTGTGCCACTACTTCCAGCTGTGGCACCGGGACGtggccctggtgctgctctgcagggccctggccCTGGGCGAGGCCgcgctggagcagctgcagcccgaGGTGCAGAGCCTGCTGTCGGCCGGGGCCAGCGCAGAGCCGGGCG CATCCAGCCTGGAGGACTGGGCCCCTCTGGGGTGTGGGGATGATGCCGTGGTGGCAGCGCTGAAGGCCCTGGCAGAGGAAtgtgtccatggcaggggttacTGCAGGCAGGTCCTGTGCCTCTACGAGCTCTCCAAG gagctgagctgctccttcgCGGAGGTGTCGGCGCGGGAGCCCCGCGAGGTGCTCGGGGCCATCCTGGCGCGGCGggggccggagcggggccgcAGGGCCCAGGCCTTCATcgcctgccaggggctgcccccTGGCACCGTGGCAccgctgctggcacagcagatCACCCACGAGCTGCTGGCCTCCGCCCAGGGAAAAG GGCAGAAGCAGGCTTGGAACCCTGCAGTGGAGagccaggagctcctgcagcttgccaagctgtgccaggatcACACCTTGGTTGGGATGAAGTTGCTGGATAAAATCTCCTCTGTGCCTCGTGGGGAGCTGTCGTGCA TTACAGAGCTGCTGATCCTGGCGCACAGCCTCTTCAGCCTGACGTGCCACATGGAGGGCATCACTCGGGTGCTGCAGGCGGCTCGGCTGCTCACCGAGGAGCACCTGGCGCCCAGGGAGGAGTACgggctgctg gtgcgcCTGCTGACGGGCATTGGCAGGTACAATGAGATGACCTACATCTTCGAGCTGCTGCACCAGAAACACTACTTCGAGGTGCTCATGAGGAAGAAGCTGGACCCG aGCGGGACGCTGAAGGCGGCACTGCTGGACTACACCAAGCGCTGCCGGCCCGGCGACAGCGAGAAGCACAACATGATCGCGCTGTGCTTCAGCATGTGCAGGGAGATCGGCCAGAACCACGAGGCTGCCGCCTGCACCCAGCTCAAACTCATCGAGTGCCGGCCCTGGG agGAGTCTCTTCAGGATGTTCCAAATTTaaagaagctgctgctgaaagCTGTGACTCTCTTCATTGATGCAGCAGAAAGTTACTCCAAG GACTCGTGTGTGCGGCAGGCGCTGCGCTGCCGCCGCCAGACGCGGCTCATCACGCTGCAGCTGCACTTCctgggctcagggcagagcaCCAGGATCATCAacctgggcaggcaggagctgccaggagccATCCTGGCCTTGCCCAGGTTCTACCAG gcagccatCGTGGCCGAGGCCTACGAGTTCCTGCCGGACTGGGCTGAGGTTCTGTTCCAGCAGGTGATCACCAGGGGGGACTTTGTGTACCTGGAGGAGTTCCGGCAGCAGCGGCCGCTGCGGCCCGGCCTCTTTGAGGAGGTGGCCAAGAA GGTCAAACAGCAGCACGCCCCTGCTGATGCTGCCCTGCGGAACCTGAAGCGGTTCCTCAGCCACTGTGAGGACATCTACACCTACTACAGGCTGGCCTACGACCACAAGTTCTATGACGTGGTGAACTCCCTGCTGAAGGACCCTCAGACTGGCTGCTGCCTCAACGACCTCTTATCCAACTGA